Genomic window (Drosophila ananassae strain 14024-0371.13 chromosome 3L, ASM1763931v2, whole genome shotgun sequence):
TTTATATAGGATTTCTGTGCCGCGCTATTGGAATTTTCCACATTGGTCCACAGTTCCTTAAGCAGCCACAAGCAGAGTGAGACCGCGGACATGGTGTGCCTATGCCTGAGCCAAATAATGATATGCATTCGGCAGGTGGAGGCGATGGCGAAGCTTGGTTGCAGCACCTCCATTTCTGTGAGTATTCTGTGAGAACACATGTTTAAAACATCTAACTTTATTGACTTTTACGGATCAGGCCAGCCATCAGTATTTCCTCGATAGGATTCGATGGTGCCTCGAGCGTCTGCTAGAGCTCTACACCAATGGAGGCGCGGCTTCAATTGCGCCTGAGCGCTCCTTCCTTAAGCTAGTAGATTCAAGCTTAGACGCATTGGCGTGGTTCAGTTCCCACGACGAGAACAGCTCTTTATCCTCAAGCCTCTTGGAGTCGCCCGAGGAAATAGTGTCCGTCAGCAAACAGCTGCGTTCCAATATAGATACTGTCTTGGGACAAGCACTCGGCTTCGCGAACGTATCCCTACCGCAGGATAAAAGGGCTCTAAGTGCCCTATGTCAAAAGGTTATTCGGGAGTGCAATGCTTTCCAGAAGGAGTGCCACCATCCGAAAGACTCCAGCGAAAGTTATTACTCCAATCTCAAGCTCAAAGCCATGACGTTGGAGCAGGCGCTCTGCCAGTTGGAGGATTTCATCAACGACGCCCTTTTGCGGCTGGTATTCAACTGCTTTGTGGACTTCGACAAGTTCTCGGTGGAAAAGATTCGCAACGTTCTCAGAAACAGCTTGGAGGACGAAGCAATGGCCGATGAATTCATAGCAGACTTTGATGTGAACATCGATCGTGCTACCCAGATCGGAATATTCGCAATAGCTTTCGCTCCGAATCTGAAATGTAAGGAAATGATTGTTCCTTTGTATcatatttatttctattaattaatatttatttattcccaAAGTGAAAACAATGATACGCAGCTGTCTGGCGTCGTTTGAATCCTTGGACACTGCCCTGATACCTTCCCTTCAGGCCAATGGCACGGACCTGCATTCTGACATACTTGAACAGCACTTCAACGAGGAAGTGAGCAAGTTTAAGAGTGCTCTGCAGGAGATAATCGATAGTCGAGCCCTTCTTGGATGTTATATTGAGATTCTGACGACTGAAATTGCTTCCGTTGAAAAATCGTACAATAAAGAAAAGCTGCAGGATCTGTCACAAATGTCTCTCGTGCTGCTTGAGCACTTTCAGTTAGACGTCAACCGCAAAGTCCTTACAGACACGAAGGATCAAAAGGGAGAGGAGTACTTTCAGCAGCTTATCAGGATTCTGCGCGAATGCAAGGCTATTCTAATATGCGCATCCCAAGTAGAACCCCAACGAATTATAAAACGCTTCAAGATCCTGCGCACTGTTCTGCGCAAGCTTCAGAACTGCATTGGATCTGGCAAGCAGCGCGAGGATGACTTCCCTCATCCCTTGGGAGTCCACATAGCGGATGATCCAAAAGATAACGGCTCCAAGGAAGAC
Coding sequences:
- the LOC6495834 gene encoding serendipity locus protein alpha translates to MDVLRKKLESCLDILDRRTKGNNIKDSSWLNDFCAALLEFSTLVHSSLSSHKQSETADMVCLCLSQIMICIRQVEAMAKLGCSTSISASHQYFLDRIRWCLERLLELYTNGGAASIAPERSFLKLVDSSLDALAWFSSHDENSSLSSSLLESPEEIVSVSKQLRSNIDTVLGQALGFANVSLPQDKRALSALCQKVIRECNAFQKECHHPKDSSESYYSNLKLKAMTLEQALCQLEDFINDALLRLVFNCFVDFDKFSVEKIRNVLRNSLEDEAMADEFIADFDVNIDRATQIGIFAIAFAPNLKLKTMIRSCLASFESLDTALIPSLQANGTDLHSDILEQHFNEEVSKFKSALQEIIDSRALLGCYIEILTTEIASVEKSYNKEKLQDLSQMSLVLLEHFQLDVNRKVLTDTKDQKGEEYFQQLIRILRECKAILICASQVEPQRIIKRFKILRTVLRKLQNCIGSGKQREDDFPHPLGVHIADDPKDNGSKEDLKHLSGLTSEQTSILYVTERRGRMNKNNDINLEPNNDIKQQKLKPNGNLCKRESLRTVMFKRQNVAESRKLYNSISSQSADLEITDILDQLTGMSNGYFEC